Proteins encoded in a region of the Benincasa hispida cultivar B227 chromosome 2, ASM972705v1, whole genome shotgun sequence genome:
- the LOC120072250 gene encoding protein tesmin/TSO1-like CXC 5, giving the protein MGEVGNRDMDNLPLLNAQTDSAEPGNVVSSDVPSKKLARQLDFTGSVGAVLPEHPHFQSQPRCQQSESPAVMVVQSQSQPQSPQHLMVLPIVTKAPHPARKPDSPKSRSRSNVETKDATPKKQKQCNCKHSRCLKLYCECFASGIYCDGCNCTNCHNNVENEASRREAVETTLERNPNAFRPKIASSPHGTRESRDEIGEVVMLGKHNKGCHCKKSGCLKKYCECFQANILCSENCKCMDCKNFEGSEERQALFHGDHVNNMASIQQAANAAITGAIGSSGYACLPTSKKRKGPELCFGPVGKDSPLNSMPQFHQANNIMASGTFTSSPFPVAHVGSPAAPGPSKFSFRSLLADLIQPHDLKELCSVLVVLSSEVAKNLAEHRNTVKQINDRPQIFRASSTGDMSQRQKAEVKAADGECGSSNQSERSVHDNSNSDSSNTTRARPMSPGTLALMCDEGDTMFMGAGLADGLAGHDCNTSSHVPDKSLSEVYIEQERIVLTKFRDCLNKLITLGEIKETKFTSRSELGNEHHSNNFTSNSGCQQRSISNGVVKNVALSAPRIPPVGTAAHHPNNDLVPNILPLSKNRKNKPQVDREV; this is encoded by the exons atggGTGAAGTTGGGAATCGAGATATGGATAACTTACCCCTGTTAAATGCACAAACTGATAGTGCGGAACCGGGTAATGTTGTTTCATCTGATGTTCCTTCTAAGAAACTAGCTAGGCAGCTGGATTTTACGGGGTCTGTTGGTGCAGTCTTGCCGGAGCATCCTCATTTTCAGTCTCAGCCTCGGTGTCAACAATCAGAGTCGCCGGCCGTCATGGTGGTGCAGAGTCAGTCGCAGCCACAGTCCCCACAACATTTGATGGTTTTGCCCATTGTAACAAAAGCGCCTCATCCTGCGAG AAAGCCAGATTCCCCGAAGTCAAGATCAAGATCTAATGTTGAAACAAAAGATGCTactccaaaaaaacaaaaacagtgTAACTGCAAACACTCACGCTGCTTAAAGCT gTACTGCGAGTGTTTTGCATCCGGAATATACTGTGATGGTTGCAATTGCACAAATTGCCATAACAATGTTGAGAATGAAGCTTCTAGGAGAGAAGCAGTCGAAACTACTTTAGAACGTAATCCAAATGCATTCCGACCAAAGATTGCTAGCAGCCCACATGGAACACGAGAGAGCAGG GATGAAATTGGAGAGGTAGTAATGCTGGGAAAGCACAACAAAGGATGCCATTGCAAGAAATCAGGTTGCTTAAAGAAGTATTGTGAGTGCTTTCAGGCCAATATTCTATGCTCTGAAAACTGTAAGTGCATGGACTGTAAGAATTTTGAAGGCAGTGAAGAGAGACAAGCTCTTTTCCATGGTGACCATGTCAACAACATGGCTTCTATTCAACAGGCAGCCAATGCTGCAATAACTGGAGCTATTGGATCCTCTGGTTATGCTTGCCTTCCCActtcaaagaaaagaaaaggccCAGAGCTATGCTTTGGCCCTGTAGGGAAGGATTCCCCTCTCAACAGTATGCCACAATTTCATCAG GCAAATAATATAATGGCTTCAGGCACGTTTACATCATCTCCCTTCCCAGTTGCTCATGTTGGTAGCCCTGCGGCACCGGGACCTTCAAAGTTCTCATTCAG GTCCTTATTAGCTGACCTCATCCAGCCGCATGACTTGAAGGAGCTTTGCTCAGTTTTAGTGGTGTTGTCAAGTGAAGTTGCAAAGAACCTAGCAG AGCATAGAAATACTGTGAAACAGATAAATGACCGGCCACAGATTTTTCGTGCTTCATCAACTGGAGATATGTCACAGCGTCAGAAGGCCGAAGTGAAAGCTGCAGATGGTGAGTGTGGTAGTTCAAACCAAAGTGAAAGGAGTGTACATGACAATTCTAATTCAGATAGTTCGAATACAACACGGGCAAGGCCGATGTCCCCTGGAACTTTAGCTTTAATGTGTGATGAAGGAGATACAATGTTCATGGGAGCTGGTCTAGCTGATGGGTTGGCAGGCCATGATTGCAACACATCATCACATGTGCCTGATAAGTCTTTGTCAGAAGTCTACATCGAGCAGGAACGGATTGTGTTGACAAAGTTTCGAGATTGTCTTAATAAACTCATCACTCTGGGAGAGATAAAAG AAACAAAATTCACTTCTAGAAGCGAATTGGGGAACGAACATCACAGCAACAATTTCACCTCAAATAGTGGGTGCCAACAGAGATCTATTAGCAATGGGGTCGTAAAAAATGTCGCTCTCTCAGCACCTAGAATACCACCAGTCGGCACTGCAGCTCATCATCCGAATAACGATCTCGTACCCAATATTCTACCCCTTTCTAAAAATAGGAAGAATAAACCACAAGTTGACAGAGAAGTGTAG